GTATTATTAAATCTAAATTGCTACAGCAAGATTCATTAGATGGATTAAGCTTACGGCCACTAGGGTATACCCTAGTGGCCGTTTTTGATTCTGTGCTATACTAGGAATTACAAATGTTCATTAGAACTGTCCAAAAGGAGAACTGGAAATGGCTAAAATCGGTTATGCGCGTGTGAGTTCCAAGGAGCAACATTTAGATCGACAGTTAGCGGCTTTAAAAGACGTTGATAAATTATTTACGGATAAATTAAGTGGGGCTAACACTAATCGGCCAGAACTGCAAAAAATGCTGACCTATATTCGTGAGGGTGATATTGTAATGGTCACTGAATTAGATCGCTTAGGCAGAAACAACCATGATTTGACTAAGATCATGAACTCCATTCAAAATAAGGGTGCCACCCTAGATGTGTTGAATTTACCGTCCATGACAGGGATTGCTGACCCAAATTTACGTCAACTGATGACCAACTTGATTATTGAACTCTATAAGTATCAGGCCGAAAGTGAACGTAAGCGAATCATTGAGCGCCAGCAGCAAGGGATTGCCTTAGCTAAGCAGCAGGGTAAATATCATGGGCGCAAACCCCAATACACCCAAGACGATCCCCGCTTGCAACATGCTTTTAAACTTTATCAGGCAGGCATGAGTGATGTCGATGTTGCCCGTAATACAGGAATTAAACGGACAACCTTTATAAGGTATCGAAAGAAATTTAATGTTAAGGTAGATTGTAAAATTAATCCGAACGCTGTTCGGACAAAAAAGATCAGCTTCCTTTAAAATGGTGTTTACCACAAACCCATCTTTTAGGAGCTGATCTTTTGTCTAGTATAGTGGCCGTTTAAAAACTATAACGTTCAAGCATTTCAACCCATAAGCTCATTATTGCGTTATAATAAATCCATAGAAAATTACCGATTTCGCACATTTCTCGTGCATTTTTCCAGAATATCCTTGGAGGTTATTTCATGGCATATCGTCACAGCCCGCTTCAACTATCATTTGAATCTTTTGGCGCTGGTCTAAGCACACCTCTTAGCCCAGATAACGAATGGGTTCAATTGGCGGAGGTTATGCCATGGAAGGCGCTCGATGACGCATACCAATTGGAGTTTACCAAGAATCTTGGCCGCGCTGCGAAGCCTTTTCGCATGCTTTATGGTGCTGGTTTGATTCAACAACGAATGGGGCTAACAGATCGTGGTGTAGTTGCGGCGATTCGGGATACACCGGCGCTTCAATACTTCATTGGTTTGTCTGAGTACAAAGCAGTGGCGCCATTCAGCTACTCCAGCTTGGCTCACTTTCGCAAGCGGATTGCCGACATTTCTGAGCTGATTACCAATATCATCAACGACACTGTCCGGGCTAAGATTGAAGCGTTGGTCCCGTTCAAGGTAGACACAGTCATCACTGATGCAACAGCGGTACCCGTTAAAATCAAGTATCCGCAAGATACTGTGTTGCTCAATCTTGAAGCGATGGCAATCGATATGGCACACCAATTGGGTGTGCCGAACCCACGCATGTATAAACGTGAAGCCAAACACTGTTGGACGGCGTTTTCGCGCCATCCAAAGCAACAACGCGGCGGCTTTCATAAGCAGGTCAAAGCACAATTGCAATACGTTCGTCGCGATCTGCGCTACATCAACGAGTTCTTAGACCTTGGGGCAACTTTGCCAGAAAAGCAGGCAATCCGCCTGGGAGTTATTCGGATCTTGTTTGACCAACAGTGGTACATGTATACCCATAAGACGCATCGCGTCGAAAATCGTATTGTCAGTCTCCAACAGCCATACATCCGCCCGATTCAGCGTGGCAAAGCAAATGCCAAAGTAGAATTCGGCGCGAAGATTGATTGTTCTCTAAGCGAAGGCGTAATCGATATCGAACGCTTAGACTTTAATGCCTTCTCTGAAGGCAAAGACTTTAAGGAGACCTTGGACCACTACTTTGACTTGCACGGACATTATCCTGATGAAGTACTAGCGGACACATTATATCGTAATCGAGAGAACCTGAAGCTATGCAAAGACTTAGGTATCCGCATCTGTGGTCCCAAATTGGGGCGTCATCCGAAACACGTTAACACTGAACAACGCCGAAAAGATACTGACGCCGAGAATCGACGAGGTGCCATAGAGCGCCGGTTTGCCTTTATGAAGGGTTCACTGGGGCTTGATTTGGTGAACACTCGAACCGCTGAATCGTTGGCCGTAAAGATCGATGAGGCAATCGTCCTGAGCAATGTGTTGGCCCTGATGCGGGTTTTTGCTATACCAATTTTTGTTTTGGCAGAATCAGAAGGAGTAACCTATCAAATTCGCTATAAATTTACTACGAAGGTTGAAGATATGGTGGCCTAATTAAACAGCCACTAAAGTAATTGCAATTCTTTTGGATAGTAATGATGAACTTGATGATGATACGTACGGAGAAGTCCAAAAATCTGTTGAACAAGTTGCTGCTTCGGCTGTAGGTGGAGTATCCGGTGCTGCTCTAGTTTCTGTGTTTGCAGCGTTAGTTCCTCTTGCTGGTACTATTTTAGGTGCTATGTCGGCGCTTAACTGGAAAAAATTATTGAAATAATGGTAACGTCAAAAGTTCTATGAAAACCGTGGTTCAGAAGGTGGTGTAGATGCAACTGTAGAAATCGACTTAAGGATTGAGTGGTCTAGTTGGTTAGTTCTGTACGCGCACAGTATTAATCCGGCCAATCGCCCGTTTCGAGGCAACACAAAGTCAGCTTAGACAAGTTTGATTCTAGTCCTAAACTAATGCTTGCTTATGCAGTTGGTAATTGGCTTTGTGCTAGATCAATCAAGGCCAACCATTTATCGTACATGCGCGGTTTATTGTCCAGCTCTGGTAGGTGTACCGGCACCTTATAATCTAGCGCTTCGTGCGGGCGTAAAAAGTTATAAGCCGCTGAATATAAGGCGGTATAACTGGCTGAACCGGTTGGTGAGTTAAAACCAGTGGCCGACCGATAATTGCCCTTAAAACTACGGTTTAAACGCTCAATTGTTTGTTTCAAGAAACGATACTCTTTACTGATTGGATCTTTGTTGGTCAACCCTACTACTTGCTTGATTTTAAAATTGATCCCTTGTTGAGCAAAATAAAGTTGTGCTACTTGATAAATGGGATTGGCGTCGACTACGAACTGTAGGTCGGCTGGACGTTCGGACATCTTCTGTAGGACTTGATTGATGGCAACGACCGCTGATTCAGTTGTGCGGTTGGGCGTTATATAGTCGGCTAGAATTAGCTTTTTAACCGCGTCGTAAAAGTAAAAGATATAGTTCCACTTACCTTTGACCTTGACGTAAGTCTCATCACCAACTAATTGGTTGGAAAGTTCGTAAGGATAGTTAGCCCAGAATGGTCGAATAACGGTCGCTACCGCCTCTTCGTAGTTGTGAATGGTTTGGTGGGAGATCTTAACGCCGTGAACGTCGTACATGATGGCTGCGGTACGACGGGCCGACAGGCCATAGTTAATGTGATAGGTCAGGACAAGCCCTAAAACCTCAGGGCTGGCTTGGATCTTACTCAAATCGACCTTGGCTTGAACTGGCGAACTAGCCGCTAAGCCTTTGAGATCGAATTTAAAGTTACGGAAAGTGTAGCGTACTTTGAAGCTAGATGGCTGTTCCTTGAATTGTTTGGCTTCAGCTACGGATAACTGCTTGATTTGTTTTAAACGAAATGAACATTGGTCATTAGGACAACGTAACACATCGAAGTTACTACGGTGGTGATGAGCTTCCAATCGATGTTGGCAGTATGGGCAACGAAGTACCACCGCTTTCTTCTTCTGCGCATCACCATTTTGGAAGCTAAAAGCGCAGATCTTACACTTAAGCTGATTACCTTTACCGTTATTAGCGTATAGATAGTCGCTTGGGGCATTACAGCGTGGGCAACGTTGGTTCTGGAACGTGATCACGGTGCCTTGTCGGCGCCGAATTGGTTTTAGATCTTTGCCGGTTTTGGTCATGTAGTCAATGATCAGTTGCTCATAATTAAGTGATTCTGGACCAATATCGGCTGCTAAAATTGGTAATTTATCGTCAACTTGAAATTGATTAAAGCGTTTATAGGTTGGTTTATCGGTGCTGGGCAAGCGCGAATGGTCAAAAATATCAATCAGCTGGGCCAACAAAAAGATGATCAATGCACGTTGGAACTTGATTATTTGGACTAAATAAGTTAATAATGGTGTAAGCACTCGGATCTCCTTCTTTCTTGGAATTCTTGTTGGTTGCACACCAAGGATAACAGAAGAATTGGTCCGGGTGTTTTTTAATTTCACTTAGATAATACAAAACCATTAGAAACAATAATTAAAACTAGACAAAATCGGGTACGTTTGACAGTACCGAAATAATTTGGAGGTAAAGATTATGGGAGCACCAGAGGGACATCCTTTCTTTGGAAATCAGTATACAAATGGTGGGTATCAACAAGGAAGTTATTCTTACGATGTTGAACCAGTTGTCGAAAAAATTCATAAAACTTTGTCTGAAACTTCAGCTAAATCATCGTATAATGGTTCAAACAATATGACAAGATCAGCCTCAAGTTCTGCCAAAGGTATTAGTGGTAAGGAAGCTATTATCATAGGTAGTGTAGTCCTAGCTCTGACGACAGTTGGCGGAGTTATTGCTTACAAATGGAAAAATAGAAAGAAAAAAGAAACAGTTAAAATCGATAATGTTGGTGTTTGTAGCAATTGTGGGAAGCCTTTGTTGGGAGCAACGTTCCACCCTAAGGACGATGAGAATGGAATTGAATCATACATCCAGTGTAAATATTGCGGAACCAAGAATTATGCTCACTATAACGATGAGCAGGAATCAATGGAGGAATAGTCGATGGATGAACTGGTAAAAAAACTTGCAGGCTTTGGTATACCTGCCATAATTCTACTTGTGGCAATGAGTGCTACAGGACTTGCTGGAGCCGCCGCATTTACAGCTGCATTGGCTGCTTTAGGGCCTTTTGGTATGCTTGGTGGTGCTGGATTGTTGCTTTTGATTGGACTTTCTGCTGATAAGATTACAGAGTTCGGCTATGAAAAAATTACTACAATGGTTATCAAGGAACAACTCAAAACAAATACAAAGGAAGATATGATTGAAAAGGTAAAAAAATATCCGATTACCAAAGGTATGAAATTGAAAGTAATCGACTTTATTCAAAAAGCCTAAAAAAGAAATCAACGATGTTAAAGCATTTGAAGTGCTTCATAATTGTTAGACAAACAGTCTAATGATTGTGAGGCACTTTTTGTATGGTCAAATATAATCCCGAGTTAAAAGCACAAGTCGTTGGTCAATTTCTTAATGACAAGATGAGCGTTGTTGAACTTGCTCAGAAGTACCGTGTATCTAAACGTCAGATTTGGTATTGGATTCAGCGGTATCGCTTAGGCGGCATCGAAACGCTAAAGCGAAAGGCCAATAAGCGAAAGTTTTCTACTGATTTCAAACTAAGTGTGATAGACTACTACCAAACTCATGATGAGTCTTTAGCTGCTGTCGCCACAAAGTATGATATTTTAGCCTGCCAAATTAGTGTTTGGCGAACTGGATTTAATCGTGATGGCATTGAAGCTTTACGGTCTCATCAAAAAGGTAGGCCTGCCAAAATGAAACGGAAGAAGAAGCTAACATCATCTCCAGAAAAACAAAGCGAAGTTGAACGACTGCGTGCAGAGCTCATGCAAAAAAATAAAGCGTTATACGAAACAAGGTTAGAGAATGATATTCTAAAAAAATCAATGGCTCTGTTCGGACCTTCAAAGGACGACGTAAAACACAAATAGTTGATCAGATCAGAGCTGACCAAGCTAAGCTTCCGAAGCCTGAACGTTATAAAATCGGAGATATCCTTAAGGCCATTGGCCTTAAGAAAGCGACTTATCATGATGAGCGTAAACGAATTAGTAATCGTAACGACAAATATGCGCGTGTGAAAGAGAAAATTATTGAAATCACAAATAATGGGAAATATCGGGGACGTTTAACTTATGGCTATCGCCGGGTTCAGACCGAACTGATCAAATTAAACATCCATTTAGCAGATACCGTTGTTCGCCATTTAATGAGTGAATTAAACGTTCAAGTGCGCCTATATAACCGACATAAGAACGGAAAATATTCATCCTACAAAGGGACTGTTGGCAAAATTGCAGCTAATATTTTAAACCAGGATTTCAGTAAAACTAAACCCTATGAGGCGCTTCATACCGACGTGACTCAAGTTCGTTTAGGAAATAATAAATGGGCTTACATCTCGGTTATCACCGATGAAGCAAGTAAAGAAGTTCTCGCATTTCAAATTAACGATAGTCCAAATCGGCAATTAATTATGAGTACCCTTAATGAACTAATCACAGCACTTTACAGCTTTTCACTGACCCCCGACCAACAAGAAGCCAACCACTGAATCACCACTTTGGCCGGTGTTGTTTTTAACCGCCTTTGCACTTGCCGCGCTAAACTAGCCAAAAACAGCGCCGCTTGAATTTGCCGACTTAACCAGAGTTTGCGTTCGCGCAAACTTTTGGTTGCCAAAAAAGCTAGTCTAGGCTGGGTCAATGGTAAAACGATCATCAAGGTGTACGCCGTATTCAATAAATGATGATCGGCTTCGATCTTGGCTACTGAACGCACGGCGTAATCACCGAAGTGCCAGAATGTTTTCATTTCATAAAAATAGGTCTCGATCGCCCAACGTTTTTGATAGTAGGCCAACGCTCGTAGCGCTGGCGCAGGGGCGCTGGTCTCCGGCGTCCGATAGGTGAGCTGGGTCGGATCAACGGCTAGGGTTTCGGTTGTGATCGCCGCTAATTCTTCGGGCGCGCTCGTCGCCATGAACAGACGACAAGTCGTCTTGCGTTGTACGCGGATCATGTAAACTGGCTGGGGCATCAAGCGTGTCAGACACCGCACTATACCGATCTGATCTCCGGCCGAACAAAGATTTAATGCAATATTTCCCAAATGGATCTGGTCACCATATTTCCGCGGCCGACCGCGCTTACCGGTGCGTTTGGGTAAGCCAAACATGGCGGTATCTTTACGCACATTGGCGATCATAGCTAGATTAGGTTGCGTCATGACCAGTTGGTTGATCTCAGCTTTGGGATACCAACTGTCACACAGTAGGAACACTTGTTGGTCGCTGGCGATCGATTTCAAAGTCGTCTTGATCATTTGCGCCGCTTGCTGGTATTTGGTCGCCTGTTCCGCCTGATAAAGGTGCGTGGCTAACGGCAAGAACGTATAAACTGGCTGGTCATCTTGGTCCCGCTGTGTTGGGATCATCAGACCTAAAGTAACGAAATCATGGGCATTGACGAGCCGCTTACCCGTATGTGCGGCGTGATCGAATAGATATTTGACGCCGGTAAATTTGTGGCCGAACTTGGGTTGGACCGTGTCATCCAGAACCAATAATAAGGGCAAGTCCTGACAAGTAGTGGGAATCAAGGTCAGTAAATACGTCAAGTTGCGCACTTCTAACTGTGGCAAGTGGTCACCGATCACTGCCAAAGCCCGATAAAACGTGTTCAAAGAATGCTTCGTCACCCGGCCCAGAAATTGTTCAAATAAGTGGCGGATCGAGTGGCGGTCACCGATCACTAACAACGCTAGACACAACCAAAAATAGTTAAGGCCCATTGGCTTAGACAAGCCAGCCGCTTTTAAATCAAAAAAATAGGCGTGGAGGGTGGTTAAAAGTGATGATTTTTGATAAAATGAGTTCAACACGAATCCTTCTTTCTGAGTGGTTTTTAGACGAACTCATTTTAGCAAAGAATAGGCATTCGTGCCTTTTTATATCCAAATTTTTTTAAAAAGCTGTAAAGTGCTGAACTAATCATTAAACTCCCTAAAAATGTTAAACCAATTGTTCATTCGGACCAAGGTTGGCAATATCAGCTCAATTATTATACGCAAAGGCTTTCAGATAATGACTTTATTCAAAGTATGTCTAGGAAGGGCAATTGTCATGACAATGCGCCCGTTGAAAGCTTCTTCCACATTTACAAGACAGAATGTTTGAGTGGACTTCCACCATGCCAAGATCTTGAGGAACTAAGTCATATTTCAAAAGACTATATTGATTGGTTTAATCATCATCGAATTTCTACGAAAACAAAAGGTATGTCCCCTTGTGAATACCGAGAACATACCTTAGCTGCGTAAAACTATTTATTTTTGTCTAACTTTTATGTTGCACTTCACATTTAGCAAAACACGCTAAGTGCTTTTTTCATACACAAAATTTGAAAGGTGGTGATTAAATGGCAGACAATTTTGGTTTAAAGATTGGTGTTGAGGGTGAAAAGGAGTTCAAGAACTCACTCCGAGAAATGGATGTAAGCTGATTCCTGAGACAACTTTTAAGAGAGGGTATAATGAATAAATCGTCTTTCGAAAGGAAGGAATTTTTACATGCCAACTCGTTACGACAAAGAATTCAAACAAAAACCTATATAAGCAAGGCGAATCAGCTGCCCAACTGGCCAGAGAATATGGCATTGGCTATTCAACAGTTCATAAGTGGATCCAGGGCCAGGCCAAAACTCAATCCGGTAAATCGCCAGACGAAATCAAAGCGATGGAAAAGCGACTGGCTTCGCTGTCTGAGGAGAACGAAATCCTAAAAAAAGCCCTGGGCTTCCTTGCGCAGAAGTAACCAATATCTTTGATTACATTCACCAAGAAAGCCATCACCACCAGGTAACCAAGATGTGCCGAATCCTCGGTGTTTCCAGAGCTCAGTATTATCGTTATCGATCCCCCAAACCTTCAAAACGCCGGGCCGAAGATGCGGGCTTGAAACAACGGATTCTGCGGATCTTTGCGGAATTTAAGCAGCGATACGGTGTTATGAAGATCCACCATGAATTGAATCTGGAACTTCAACCACTGCAGCTTCGGTGCAGTCCACGACGGATTTCCCGGCTCATGAAGGAACTGGATATCCACTCCGTTACCGTCAATAAGTGGAAAGCGGCTTCGGCTTCCAAAACCAAGGTTGAACAGCGTCCCAACTTGCTTAAGCAGGATTTCTCGACCACTGGTTTAAATCAAAAATGGACCGCTGATATGACCTATATTCAAACGAAGCGTAATGGCTGGTGTTACTTATCAACCATCATGGACCTGCACTCACGACGGATTATCGGCTATTCGTTCTCAAAAAAGATGGCTACTGATTTAGTCTTAAAGACCCTTGAAAGCGCGGTTAAAAATCGAACCATTACTGGGGACCTGATTATCCATACGGATTTAGGATCACAGTATACCAGCGATGATTACAATCAACGTTTAACTGAGCTACATATCCGCCACTCATACAGCCGTAAGGGTTGTCCGTATGATAATGCGCCAATGGAATCCTTTCACGCTTCCCTCAAAAAGGAATGTGTTTATCCAGTGCCGGTCTTTGAAGATTATGAAACTGCCGCTGCCGTCCTTTTTGAATAGGTGCATGCTTTCTACAATAGGAAGAGCATTCATAGTTCACTGGGCTACCAGACCCCCTTACAAGTTGAAATTGTAACACTTACGAGCCAAATGGCCGCCTGATTTAATGCTTTCCAGGGTTCAAATAAGTTATTAATCGCGATTAATGATTTATTTGAGCTGTGGAAGGTAAACGCGGTTCTGAATGTCTCTTAAAATCTGTCTCAAATATTGACTTCAATCCAGATACGCATCAAAAAAAGCGTATCATTGAAAGCGTATCATTGAAAGCGTATCATTGAAAGCGTAATGATTAAAACGTTTTTTACAAATGTTATAGAGGGGAGAAGTTAATATGGACTTAGTCGAAGAACTAGTCAATGTTGTTGGTAAAAAAAATGTTATTACTAACAAAGCAAAATCTTTACGTTTTAGGAAAGGGTACCGCTCAGGTAAGGGCGATGCAGTTGCAGTCGTATTTCCAACCACTTTAATGGCAATGTGGCGTGTGCTTAATGTTTTGCATGATAACAATATTATCATTATTATGCAAGCAGCCAACACTAGTTTGACTGAGGGATCCGTACCAGCCCCAGGTTATGACCGTTCTGCAGTTGTTGTGAACGGCATGAAAATTAAAGATTTACAGTTAATCAATAATGGGGAACAAGTACTAGCATTCCCCGGTACGACACTGTTTCACTTAGAAAATGAATTGCGACCACTTAAACGTGAACCACATTCAGTCATTGGCTCATCTAATTTGGGTGCATCGGTCATTGGTGGTATTAACAACAATTCTGGTGGTGCTTTGATCAGAAGAGGTCCAGCTTATACAGAGCTATCATTGTATGTTTGGATTGATGAACATGACGAAATGCACTTAGTTAACCATTTAGGCATTGATTTGGGCAAAACGCCCGAAGAGATTATTACTAATTTGCAGAACCGCAATTTTGATTTGAATCAAGTACCAGCTACTGAACATCATGGTTCAATGTTCCATCATGAACAGGTTGTGCGTGACGTTGAATCTGATAAGCCTATTCGATACAATGCAAATCCTAAAGAATTGTATGAAGTATCTGGATCGTCCGGTCACGTTGCGGCATTGGCTGTCCGCTTAGATACATTCCCAATGGATAAAAAAACACAAATGTTTTACATTGGAACGAATAATCCCGATGAGTTGGAAGATATTCGTCGCCATATTATGACGACATTCAAAGAATTGCCTGTTTCTGGTGAATATATGCATAAAAATGCTTATAAATTGGCCAAGAAATATGGTA
This is a stretch of genomic DNA from Loigolactobacillus coryniformis subsp. coryniformis KCTC 3167 = DSM 20001. It encodes these proteins:
- a CDS encoding recombinase family protein — translated: MAKIGYARVSSKEQHLDRQLAALKDVDKLFTDKLSGANTNRPELQKMLTYIREGDIVMVTELDRLGRNNHDLTKIMNSIQNKGATLDVLNLPSMTGIADPNLRQLMTNLIIELYKYQAESERKRIIERQQQGIALAKQQGKYHGRKPQYTQDDPRLQHAFKLYQAGMSDVDVARNTGIKRTTFIRYRKKFNVKVDCKINPNAVRTKKISFL
- a CDS encoding IS5 family transposase, coding for MAYRHSPLQLSFESFGAGLSTPLSPDNEWVQLAEVMPWKALDDAYQLEFTKNLGRAAKPFRMLYGAGLIQQRMGLTDRGVVAAIRDTPALQYFIGLSEYKAVAPFSYSSLAHFRKRIADISELITNIINDTVRAKIEALVPFKVDTVITDATAVPVKIKYPQDTVLLNLEAMAIDMAHQLGVPNPRMYKREAKHCWTAFSRHPKQQRGGFHKQVKAQLQYVRRDLRYINEFLDLGATLPEKQAIRLGVIRILFDQQWYMYTHKTHRVENRIVSLQQPYIRPIQRGKANAKVEFGAKIDCSLSEGVIDIERLDFNAFSEGKDFKETLDHYFDLHGHYPDEVLADTLYRNRENLKLCKDLGIRICGPKLGRHPKHVNTEQRRKDTDAENRRGAIERRFAFMKGSLGLDLVNTRTAESLAVKIDEAIVLSNVLALMRVFAIPIFVLAESEGVTYQIRYKFTTKVEDMVA
- a CDS encoding DDE-type integrase/transposase/recombinase — protein: MLTPLLTYLVQIIKFQRALIIFLLAQLIDIFDHSRLPSTDKPTYKRFNQFQVDDKLPILAADIGPESLNYEQLIIDYMTKTGKDLKPIRRRQGTVITFQNQRCPRCNAPSDYLYANNGKGNQLKCKICAFSFQNGDAQKKKAVVLRCPYCQHRLEAHHHRSNFDVLRCPNDQCSFRLKQIKQLSVAEAKQFKEQPSSFKVRYTFRNFKFDLKGLAASSPVQAKVDLSKIQASPEVLGLVLTYHINYGLSARRTAAIMYDVHGVKISHQTIHNYEEAVATVIRPFWANYPYELSNQLVGDETYVKVKGKWNYIFYFYDAVKKLILADYITPNRTTESAVVAINQVLQKMSERPADLQFVVDANPIYQVAQLYFAQQGINFKIKQVVGLTNKDPISKEYRFLKQTIERLNRSFKGNYRSATGFNSPTGSASYTALYSAAYNFLRPHEALDYKVPVHLPELDNKPRMYDKWLALIDLAQSQLPTA
- a CDS encoding helix-turn-helix domain-containing protein, which translates into the protein MVKYNPELKAQVVGQFLNDKMSVVELAQKYRVSKRQIWYWIQRYRLGGIETLKRKANKRKFSTDFKLSVIDYYQTHDESLAAVATKYDILACQISVWRTGFNRDGIEALRSHQKGRPAKMKRKKKLTSSPEKQSEVERLRAELMQKNKALYETRLENDILKKSMALFGPSKDDVKHK
- a CDS encoding IS701 family transposase codes for the protein MLNSFYQKSSLLTTLHAYFFDLKAAGLSKPMGLNYFWLCLALLVIGDRHSIRHLFEQFLGRVTKHSLNTFYRALAVIGDHLPQLEVRNLTYLLTLIPTTCQDLPLLLVLDDTVQPKFGHKFTGVKYLFDHAAHTGKRLVNAHDFVTLGLMIPTQRDQDDQPVYTFLPLATHLYQAEQATKYQQAAQMIKTTLKSIASDQQVFLLCDSWYPKAEINQLVMTQPNLAMIANVRKDTAMFGLPKRTGKRGRPRKYGDQIHLGNIALNLCSAGDQIGIVRCLTRLMPQPVYMIRVQRKTTCRLFMATSAPEELAAITTETLAVDPTQLTYRTPETSAPAPALRALAYYQKRWAIETYFYEMKTFWHFGDYAVRSVAKIEADHHLLNTAYTLMIVLPLTQPRLAFLATKSLRERKLWLSRQIQAALFLASLARQVQRRLKTTPAKVVIQWLASCWSGVSEKL
- a CDS encoding IS3 family transposase, coding for MSRKGNCHDNAPVESFFHIYKTECLSGLPPCQDLEELSHISKDYIDWFNHHRISTKTKGMSPCEYREHTLAA
- a CDS encoding transposase, whose translation is MFTCQLVTTKNSNKNLYKQGESAAQLAREYGIGYSTVHKWIQGQAKTQSGKSPDEIKAMEKRLASLSEENEILKKALGFLAQK
- a CDS encoding IS3 family transposase encodes the protein MHQESHHHQVTKMCRILGVSRAQYYRYRSPKPSKRRAEDAGLKQRILRIFAEFKQRYGVMKIHHELNLELQPLQLRCSPRRISRLMKELDIHSVTVNKWKAASASKTKVEQRPNLLKQDFSTTGLNQKWTADMTYIQTKRNGWCYLSTIMDLHSRRIIGYSFSKKMATDLVLKTLESAVKNRTITGDLIIHTDLGSQYTSDDYNQRLTELHIRHSYSRKGCPYDNAPMESFHASLKKECVYPVPVFEDYETAAAVLFE
- the dld gene encoding D-lactate dehydrogenase, whose protein sequence is MDLVEELVNVVGKKNVITNKAKSLRFRKGYRSGKGDAVAVVFPTTLMAMWRVLNVLHDNNIIIIMQAANTSLTEGSVPAPGYDRSAVVVNGMKIKDLQLINNGEQVLAFPGTTLFHLENELRPLKREPHSVIGSSNLGASVIGGINNNSGGALIRRGPAYTELSLYVWIDEHDEMHLVNHLGIDLGKTPEEIITNLQNRNFDLNQVPATEHHGSMFHHEQVVRDVESDKPIRYNANPKELYEVSGSSGHVAALAVRLDTFPMDKKTQMFYIGTNNPDELEDIRRHIMTTFKELPVSGEYMHKNAYKLAKKYGKDSLIVIEKIGTGHLPQMFALKAWGERFLKHIPFFKPYFPDRLLQTLSNLFPNQMPKRLDDYYEKYDHYLQLKMAGNGIEEAREYLKSYFDKASGDYFEADANETSKAATHRYVTAGVAIRYQELKQDSIDILPLDIALASNDYKWFEHLPKEIEDKIEHKIYYGHLLDHVMHQDYILKPGVDAHELKKEMLKILDERHAVYPAEHNVGHLYLAAPALIKHYKKNDPTNSFNPGVGKQTMSKYWGEW